The Miscanthus floridulus cultivar M001 chromosome 7, ASM1932011v1, whole genome shotgun sequence genome includes a region encoding these proteins:
- the LOC136465790 gene encoding uncharacterized protein, which produces MQVAKKKTWKEVWDSLKARFVGAERVRDARLQTLKAEFDALRMKEEESIDEFAGRLTTMSVRYSNLGGSLEDSAMVKKLLDTVPDRFIQIMAGIEQFCDLKTLAFDEAIGQLRTFEERTRRGAGGVRSENGQALLTQAEWEARQKKLGGESSGGGRSQSSGGRGRGRGRGGGRSGRGGRGDAGREGTEKRDKSHIKCFKCHGYGHYANRCPG; this is translated from the coding sequence ATGCAAGTTGCCAAGAAGAAGACATGGAAGGAAGTTTGGGACTCGTTGAAGGCAAGGTTTGTGGGGGCAGAGCGTGTCAGAGATGCGCGGCTGCAGACCTTGAAGGCAGAGTTTGATGCTCTCAGGATGAAGGAAGAAGAATCCATCGATGAGTTTGCGGGAAGATTGACGACGATGTCAGTCAGATACAGCAATCTTGGAGGATCGTTGGAGGATTCAGCCATGGTGAAGAAGTTGCTTGACACTGTGCCCGATCGATTCATCCAAATCATGGCTGGGATCGAGCAATTCTGTGATTTGAAGACCTTGGCGTTTGATGAAGCCATTGGCCAGCTCAGAACATTTGAGGAGCGCACCAGGCGGGGAGCTGGTGGTGTGCGCTCTGAGAATGGGCAGGCTCTCCTCACTCAAGCAGAGTGGGAGGCGAGGCAGAAGAAGTTGGGTGGCGAGAGCTCTGGTGGTGGGAGATCACAGAGCAGTGGCGGCCGGGgaagaggccgtggtcgtggaggCGGCCGCAGTGGCCGCGGTGGGCGCGGTGATGCAGGGAGAGAAGGCACAGAGAAACGTGACAAGagtcacatcaagtgcttcaaatgccatggCTATGGGCATTATGCTAATCGCTGTCCGGGATAG